A genome region from Zingiber officinale cultivar Zhangliang unplaced genomic scaffold, Zo_v1.1 ctg184, whole genome shotgun sequence includes the following:
- the LOC122036643 gene encoding cleavage and polyadenylation specificity factor subunit 3-I-like, with protein MASSVTGLGSVLKRNDSTPSAMATATAREDDQLIITPLGAGNEVGRSCVFMSYRGKNVLFDCGIHPGYSGMAALPYFDEIDPSTIDVLLVTHFHLDHAASLPYFLEKTTFKGRVFMTHATKAIYKLLLSDYVKVSKVSVEDMLFDEQDILRSMDKIEVIDFHQTLEVNGIRFWCYTAGHVLGAAMFMVDIAGVRILYTGDYSREEDRHLRAAEIPQFSPDICIIESTYGVQLHQPRLIREKRFTDVIHSTISQGGRVLIPAFALGRAQELLLILDEYWSNHPELHNIPIYYASPLAKRCMAVYQTYINSMNERIRNQFATSNPFDFKHINPLKSIENFDDIGPSVVMASPGGLQSGLSRQLFDRWCADKKNACVLPGYVVEGTLAKTITYEPKEVTLMNGLTAPLNMQVYYISFSAHADFAQTSAFLNELMPPNIILVHGEANEMGRLKQKLIAQFADKNIKILSPKNCQSVEMYFTSEKMAKTIGRLAEKTPEVGETVSGLLVKKGFTYQIMAPDDLHVFSQLSTANITQRISIPYSGAFSVIKHRLKQIYESVEAPPEEPDVPTLIVHERVSIRQESENYLTMQWSSDPISDMVSDSVVAMILNISREGPKVTAVAEVEKTQEETEKMAHKVIYSLLVSLFGDVKVGEEGKLIVTVDGNVARLDRKNGEVECDDDSLKERVKIAFQRIQSAVRPIPLSA; from the exons ATGGCGTCGTCCGTGACAGGGCTGGGCTCGGTTCTCAAGCGGAACGATTCGACGCCGTCGGCGatggcgacggcgacggcgaggGAGGACGACCAGCTTATCATCACCCCGCTGGGGGCGGGCAATGAAGTGGGCAGATCCTGCGTCTTTATGTCCTACAGAGGAAAGAATGTCTTG TTCGATTGCGGGATTCACCCGGGATACTCCGGGATGGCTGCGTTGCCTTATTTTGACGAGATCGACCCCTCAACCATCGATGTGCTTCTTGTCACGCA CTTTCATCTTGATCATGCTGCATCACTTCCATATTTCTTGGAGAAG ACTACTTTTAAAGGTCGGGTTTTCATGACACATGCTACAAAAGCTATATACAAGCTTCTTTTGTCAGATTATGTCAAAGTGAGCAAAGTTTCTGTTGAGGATatgctatttgatgagcaagacATTCTACGATCAATGGACAAAATTGAG GTCATTGATTTTCACCAGACGCTGGAAGTCAATGGGATTCGTTTTTGGTGCTATACTGCTGGTCATGTCTTGGGTGCTGCCATGTTCATGGTTGACATTGCTGGTGTCCGGATTCTCTACACTGGAGACTACTCCCGTGAGGAGGATCGTCATCTCAGAGCTGCTGAAATCCCGCAGTTTTCTCCCGACATCTGTATCATAGAATCCACTTATGGTGTACAGTTGCACCAACCACGCCTTATTCGGGAGAAGCGATTTACTGATGTTATCCATTCAACAATCTCCCAAGGTGGTCGGGTGCTCATCCCTGCTTTTGCCCTTGGAAGAGCCCAGGAGCTGCTCCTCATCCTTGATGAGTACTGGTCAAATCATCCAGAGCTCCATAACATTCCCATATATTATGCTTCACCCCTTGCTAAAAGATGCATGGCTGTCTATCAGACCTACATAAATTCAATGAATGAGAGGATCAGGAACCAATTTGCCACTTCAAACCCCTTTGACTTCAAACATATTAATCCTTTGAAAAGCATTGAGAATTTTGATGATATTGGTCCCTCAGTTGTGATGGCAAGTCCAGGTGGTCTACAAAGTGGTCTCTCAAGGCAATTATTTGATAGATGGTGTGCAGATAAGAAAAATGCATGTGTGCTTCCTGGTTATGTTGTCGAAGGGACCCTAGCGAAAACTATCACCTATGAACCAAAAGAAGTCAcactcatgaatggtctcactgcTCCTCTTAACATGCAAGTATACTATATCTCCTTTTCGGCCCATGCCGACTTTGCACAGACAAGTGCCTTCTTGAATGAGCTTATGCCACCAAACATAATCCTTGTACATGGAGAAGCCAATGAGATGGGAAGACTTAAGCAGAAGCTAATTGCTCAATTTGCTGATAAAAACATAAAGATTTTGTCACCTAAAAACTGCCAGTCAGTGGAGATGTACTTCACTTCTGAGAAAATGGCTAAGACTATTGGAAGACTAGCTGAGAAAACACCAGAAGTAGGAGAAACAGTTAGTGGCTTACTAGTCAAGAAGGGTTTCACATATCAGATAATGGCACCAGACGACCTCCATGTCTTCTCTCAGCTGTCCACTGCGAACATTACCCAGCGAATTTCTATTCCTTATTCTGGTGCCTTTTCAGTTATTAAACACAGACTAAAGCAAATTTATGAGAGTGTTGAGGCTCCTCCTGAAGAGCCTGATGTGCCAACACTAATCGTGCATGAGAGAGTGTCTATACGGCAGGAATCTGAGAACTATTTGACAATGCAGTGGTCATCTGATCCTATTAGCGATATGGTATCTGATTCTGTCGTAGCTATGATCTTGAATATTAGTCGAGAAGGTCCAAAGGTAACGGCTGTTGCAGAAGTCGAAAAGACACAGGAGGAGACAGAGAAAATGGCTCATAAAGTAATCTACAGTTTACTTGTTTCCTTGTTTGGGGATGTCAAGGTCGGAGAGGAAGGAAAACTGATTGTCACAGTTGACGGGAATGTTGCACGGCTTGATAGAAAGAATGGTGAAGTGGAATGTGACGATGACAGTCTCAAGGAGAGGGTGAAGATAGCATTCCAGCGGATACAGAGTGCTGTGAGGCCAATTCCTCTTTCGGCATAA